The following coding sequences are from one Musa acuminata AAA Group cultivar baxijiao chromosome BXJ1-6, Cavendish_Baxijiao_AAA, whole genome shotgun sequence window:
- the LOC135676985 gene encoding uncharacterized protein LOC135676985, producing the protein MQAFQTYSPSEISLHTTKKDCWLSIHGKVYDVTTFLEDHPGGEDVILHASASGDATQAFDDVGHSSTAASMMESYVIGTVEGYASNIKPTSRHWLSKQEQPPPSYSFTDYLLPLLVLGIAFAAWYYLTFYSKAKA; encoded by the exons ATGCAGGCCTTCCAGACCTACTCCCCCTCTGAGATCTCACTCCACACCACTAAGAAAGACTGCTGGTTGTCCATCCATGGCAAG GTTTATGATGTGACCACCTTCTTGGAGGATCATCCTGGAGGGGAGGATGTTATCCTTCATGCATCAG CTTCTGGAGATGCTACCCAAGCATTTGATGATGTGGGTCACAGCTCCACTGCCGCTAGCATGATGGAGAGCTATGTGATCGGCACTGTCGAGGGTTATGCTTCCAACATCAAACCAACCAGCAGACACTGGCTTTCGAAGCAGGAGCAGCCACCCCCTTCCTACAGCTTCACGGACTACCTCCTTCCACTGCTGGTCCTTGGCATCGCCTTTGCAGCTTGGTATTACCTCACCTTCTATTCAAAGGCCAAAGCCTAA